Proteins encoded together in one Pseudomonas sp. ADAK13 window:
- a CDS encoding aspartate aminotransferase family protein has protein sequence MTAACLMTTYQPSPLSFTRGLGTRLWDQQGREYLDAVAGVAVTNVGHSHPRLVTAISEQAGLLLHTSNLYSIDWQQRLALRLTRLSGLDQAFFNNSGAEANETALKLARLHGWKKGIEQPLVVVMENAFHGRTLGTLSASDGPSVRLGFQKLPGDFIKVGFGDLKALEAVTEAFGPRIVAVLLEPIQGESGVQVAPPGYLKALREHCTRQGWLLMLDEIQTGIGRTGRWFAFQHEGIVPDVMTLAKGLGNGVPIGACLARAAVAQLFTPGSHGSTFGGNPLACRVGCTVLEIIEEQGLLDNAAQQGERLLARLRVELSEHPQVLAIRGQGLMIGIELATPQRDLAQRAAHEHGLLINVTRGKIIRLLPPLTIDGKEVEMIVRALSRLLH, from the coding sequence ATGACCGCCGCCTGCCTGATGACCACTTATCAACCGTCGCCCCTGAGCTTTACCCGTGGCCTTGGCACGCGCCTGTGGGACCAGCAGGGCCGCGAATACCTGGATGCCGTGGCGGGTGTGGCGGTGACCAACGTCGGCCATTCCCACCCACGGTTGGTGACGGCCATCAGTGAGCAGGCGGGTTTGCTGCTGCACACCTCCAACCTCTATAGCATCGACTGGCAACAGCGTCTGGCCCTGCGGCTCACCCGGCTTTCCGGGCTGGACCAGGCCTTCTTTAATAACTCCGGTGCCGAAGCCAACGAGACGGCGCTGAAGCTGGCCCGGCTGCATGGCTGGAAAAAGGGCATCGAACAGCCGCTGGTGGTGGTGATGGAGAACGCCTTTCATGGGCGCACCCTGGGCACCCTGTCTGCCAGCGACGGGCCTTCGGTGCGGCTGGGGTTTCAAAAGCTGCCGGGGGACTTTATCAAGGTCGGCTTCGGCGACTTGAAGGCGCTGGAGGCCGTGACCGAGGCATTCGGCCCGCGGATTGTCGCGGTGCTGCTGGAGCCGATCCAGGGTGAAAGCGGCGTGCAAGTCGCGCCGCCGGGCTATCTGAAAGCCTTGCGCGAGCACTGCACCCGGCAAGGCTGGTTGCTGATGCTTGATGAGATCCAGACCGGGATCGGCCGCACCGGTCGCTGGTTTGCCTTCCAGCATGAGGGCATCGTGCCCGACGTGATGACGCTGGCCAAAGGCCTGGGCAACGGCGTGCCGATTGGCGCGTGCCTGGCCCGGGCCGCCGTGGCGCAACTGTTTACTCCCGGCAGCCACGGCAGCACATTCGGCGGTAACCCGTTGGCCTGTCGGGTGGGTTGTACGGTGTTGGAGATCATCGAAGAGCAAGGCCTGCTCGACAATGCGGCGCAGCAGGGCGAGCGGTTGCTGGCGCGCCTGCGGGTGGAATTGAGCGAACATCCCCAGGTGCTGGCGATTCGCGGGCAGGGGCTGATGATCGGTATCGAACTGGCGACACCTCAGCGCGACCTGGCCCAACGCGCGGCGCATGAGCATGGCCTGCTGATCAACGTGACACGGGGCAAGATCATTCGCCTGCTGCCGCCGTTGACCATTGACGGCAAGGAAGTGGAAATGATCGTGCGGGCGCTTTCCCGGCTGCTGCACTAA
- the punR gene encoding DNA-binding transcriptional activator PunR, with the protein MWSEYSLDVVDAVARHGSFSAAAQELHRVPSAISYTVRQIEEWLAVPLFVRRHRDVELTPAGKLFVDEARGVMKKMLGTRRLCQQVANGWSGQLKVAVDSIVKQQRCRQLVLDFYRQFPEVELLLDYEVYNGVWDALADDRTDIVIGATSAVPVASQFTFRDMGLLNWLCVVSSRHPLAAAEGLLSDDQLRPFASLCMTDTSRNLPKRDTWTLDNQRRLVVPHWASAIDCLRDGLCVGMAPAHLVQPWIERGELSALQLSRPFPASPSCVAWAQNKLSPAMAWLLDYLGDTETLNQEWLNGVQVGSGYP; encoded by the coding sequence ATGTGGTCTGAATATTCCCTGGATGTCGTGGACGCGGTGGCTCGCCACGGCAGCTTCAGCGCCGCCGCCCAAGAACTGCACCGGGTGCCGTCGGCCATCAGCTACACGGTGCGGCAAATCGAAGAATGGCTGGCGGTGCCGCTGTTTGTCCGACGTCATCGGGACGTGGAGCTGACGCCCGCCGGTAAATTGTTCGTCGACGAAGCCCGCGGCGTGATGAAAAAAATGCTTGGCACCCGAAGGCTGTGCCAGCAAGTGGCCAATGGCTGGAGCGGCCAGCTGAAAGTCGCGGTGGATTCCATCGTCAAACAGCAGCGCTGCCGGCAACTGGTGCTGGATTTCTATCGCCAGTTCCCGGAGGTGGAATTGCTGCTGGACTACGAGGTGTACAACGGCGTGTGGGATGCCCTGGCCGATGACCGCACCGACATCGTGATCGGCGCCACCAGCGCGGTGCCGGTGGCCAGCCAGTTCACCTTTCGCGACATGGGCCTGTTGAACTGGCTGTGCGTGGTCAGCAGCCGACATCCGTTGGCGGCGGCAGAAGGCTTGCTCAGCGATGACCAATTGCGGCCCTTCGCCTCCCTGTGCATGACCGATACCTCACGCAACCTGCCCAAGCGCGACACCTGGACCCTGGACAACCAGCGCCGCCTGGTGGTGCCGCACTGGGCGTCGGCGATTGATTGCCTGCGGGACGGCCTGTGCGTCGGCATGGCGCCGGCGCACCTGGTACAACCGTGGATCGAGCGCGGCGAGCTGAGCGCCCTGCAACTGTCCCGGCCCTTCCCCGCCAGCCCGTCGTGCGTGGCGTGGGCGCAGAACAAACTGTCGCCGGCCATGGCCTGGTTGCTCGACTATCTGGGGGACACCGAAACCCTGAATCAGGAGTGGTTGAACGGGGTGCAGGTGGGCTCCGGCTACCCCTGA
- the punC gene encoding purine nucleoside transporter PunC — MKNSFGFTWYLAGLSMLGYLAMDMYLPAFGAMGEQLQISPGAVGASLSIFLAGFAVGQLLWGPLSDRLGRKPVLLTGLSLFVLGCLGMFWVETAPQLLALRFVQAIGVCSAAVSWQALVIDRYPADKAHRVFAGIMPLMSLSPALAPLLGALMLNHWGWQAIFGVLLVVSLLLLLPTLFLKPLPKRLTTDGEPSRLGYGQLLKSRVFTGNVMIFAACSASFFAWLTASPFILGGMGYSPNDIGLSYVLPTLSFLIGGYSCRSALQRYQGKTLLPWLLLAYCISMGALYLVATLTVPTLSTLLIPFCLMALVNGASYPIVVANALMPFAENSGKAAALQNTLQLGLCFLASLIVSSMIDQPLLITAIVMLATAPLAVLGYWLARPKVDDADADLVSAP, encoded by the coding sequence ATGAAAAACTCTTTTGGATTCACCTGGTACCTGGCGGGGCTGAGCATGCTCGGCTATCTGGCCATGGATATGTACTTGCCGGCGTTTGGCGCCATGGGCGAGCAACTGCAGATTTCCCCCGGCGCGGTGGGCGCGAGCCTGAGCATCTTCCTCGCGGGCTTTGCCGTCGGGCAGTTGTTGTGGGGGCCGCTGTCCGACCGGCTGGGACGCAAACCGGTGTTGCTCACCGGCCTTTCCCTGTTTGTGCTCGGTTGCCTGGGCATGTTCTGGGTCGAGACTGCACCGCAGTTGTTGGCCCTGCGCTTTGTGCAGGCGATTGGCGTGTGTTCCGCCGCCGTCAGTTGGCAAGCGCTGGTGATTGATCGCTACCCGGCGGACAAGGCCCATCGGGTATTCGCCGGCATCATGCCGCTGATGTCTCTGTCACCGGCCCTGGCGCCGCTGTTGGGGGCGTTGATGCTGAATCACTGGGGCTGGCAGGCGATCTTCGGCGTGCTGTTGGTGGTATCGCTGCTACTGCTGTTACCGACACTGTTTCTCAAACCATTGCCGAAACGCCTGACAACCGATGGCGAACCTTCCCGTCTCGGCTATGGGCAGTTGCTCAAGTCGCGGGTATTCACCGGCAACGTGATGATCTTTGCCGCGTGCTCCGCCAGTTTCTTCGCCTGGCTCACCGCCTCGCCGTTCATCCTCGGCGGCATGGGCTACAGCCCCAATGACATCGGCTTGAGCTACGTATTGCCCACGCTATCGTTTTTGATCGGTGGCTACAGTTGCCGCAGTGCGTTGCAGCGGTACCAGGGCAAGACCTTGTTGCCCTGGTTGCTGCTGGCGTACTGCATCAGCATGGGCGCGCTGTACCTGGTGGCCACCTTGACTGTGCCGACGCTCAGCACCTTGCTGATTCCGTTCTGCCTGATGGCGCTGGTCAACGGCGCCAGCTACCCGATCGTGGTGGCGAATGCGCTGATGCCATTTGCAGAAAATTCCGGCAAGGCGGCAGCCTTGCAGAACACGTTGCAGTTGGGCCTGTGTTTCCTCGCGAGTCTGATCGTGTCGTCGATGATTGATCAACCGCTGTTGATCACCGCGATTGTGATGCTGGCCACCGCGCCATTGGCCGTGTTGGGTTACTGGCTGGCGCGGCCGAAGGTTGATGATGCCGATGCCGACCTGGTGAGTGCGCCTTAA
- a CDS encoding LysR family transcriptional regulator: MLNRKLRIHAPAIYYFDMVRRCHSIREAARRLNVASSAVNRQILKLEDEVGAALFERLPGGLRLTAAGEILTRHVSFVLQDVERVRGELEGLNEVQTGHVEIATVEGATVELLPAALKRMRERYPKVTIGVTVQGSQSIPGAVVNGQADLGLAFALPRSSETIQVCVGHFRLGALMAPGHPLAGEASVSYAVCCEHGVIQAKSELSVHHLIAPLHKRSAAANKPLLHSNSMELARQLARQQLGIAFQTRIGVEVDLARGELLHIPLSDQGGIFSDLGLYARKDRDLPIAVQAMAHLLSEEISLREHQETPWTPRIS; the protein is encoded by the coding sequence ATGCTCAACCGCAAGCTGCGCATTCACGCCCCGGCGATTTACTACTTCGACATGGTTCGCCGCTGCCACTCGATCCGCGAAGCCGCGCGGCGCCTGAACGTAGCGTCGTCGGCGGTGAACCGGCAGATCCTCAAGCTGGAAGACGAAGTAGGCGCAGCGCTGTTCGAACGGCTGCCCGGCGGGCTGCGCCTGACCGCAGCCGGCGAGATCCTCACGCGCCACGTGAGTTTTGTGCTGCAGGATGTGGAGCGCGTGCGGGGCGAGCTGGAGGGTTTGAACGAGGTACAGACCGGCCACGTGGAAATCGCCACGGTGGAAGGCGCCACCGTGGAACTGCTGCCCGCCGCCCTCAAGCGTATGCGGGAGCGCTATCCGAAAGTGACCATTGGCGTCACGGTGCAAGGTTCACAGTCGATTCCCGGCGCAGTGGTCAATGGCCAGGCTGATCTGGGGCTGGCTTTTGCATTACCGCGCAGCAGCGAAACCATCCAGGTCTGTGTCGGCCATTTCCGTCTCGGTGCGCTGATGGCCCCGGGACATCCACTGGCCGGCGAGGCCAGCGTGAGTTACGCCGTCTGCTGCGAGCACGGGGTGATCCAGGCCAAGAGCGAGCTGTCGGTTCATCACCTGATCGCACCGCTACACAAGCGTTCGGCGGCAGCGAACAAGCCGCTGCTGCACAGTAACTCCATGGAACTGGCCCGGCAGTTGGCCCGCCAGCAATTGGGCATCGCATTCCAGACGCGCATCGGCGTGGAAGTTGATTTGGCCCGGGGCGAACTCCTGCACATCCCGCTGAGCGACCAGGGCGGGATCTTCAGCGACCTGGGCTTGTACGCCCGCAAAGACCGGGACTTGCCGATCGCGGTGCAAGCCATGGCCCATCTGCTCAGTGAAGAAATCAGCCTGCGCGAACATCAGGAAACGCCTTGGACGCCGCGTATTTCCTGA
- a CDS encoding nucleobase:cation symporter-2 family protein — protein MTIPKASPQRPEDENLGVAANMAYGLQHVLTMYGGIVAVPLIVGQAAGLSPADIGLLIAASLFAGGLATLLQTLGLPFFGCQLPLVQGVSFAGVATMVAIVGSDGAGGIPAILGAVMAASLIGLLITPVFSRITKFFPPLVTGIVITTIGLTLMPVAARWAMGGNSRAADFGSMPNIGLAALTLVLVLLLSKIGSATISRLSILLAMVIGTVIAVFLGMADFSSVTQGPMFGFPTPFHFGMPTFHLAAIISMCIVVMVTLVETSADILAVGEIIDTKVDSKRLGNGLRADMLSSMFAPIFGSFTQSAFAQNVGLVAVTGVKSRYVVATGGIFLVILGLLPFMGRVIAAVPTSVLGGAGIVLFGTVAASGIRTLSKVDYRNNMNLIIVATSIGFGMIPIAAPSFYDHFPSWFATIFHSGISSSAIMAILLNLAFNHFTAGNSDQQSVFVAGTERSLCFQDVAALRDGDYFSGGKLFDAEGKEIPLLEEVPKKAAVHGRAQTSEV, from the coding sequence ATGACTATCCCGAAGGCGTCACCGCAGCGGCCAGAAGACGAGAATCTCGGCGTCGCGGCCAACATGGCTTACGGCCTGCAGCATGTACTCACCATGTACGGCGGCATCGTGGCCGTACCGTTGATCGTCGGCCAGGCGGCCGGGTTGTCGCCGGCCGATATCGGCCTGCTGATCGCCGCCTCGCTGTTTGCCGGTGGCCTGGCCACACTGCTGCAAACACTCGGGTTGCCGTTCTTCGGCTGCCAGTTGCCGCTGGTGCAAGGGGTGTCCTTTGCCGGCGTGGCGACCATGGTGGCGATTGTCGGCAGCGACGGCGCGGGCGGCATCCCGGCGATCCTCGGGGCGGTGATGGCCGCGTCGTTGATCGGGTTGTTGATCACCCCGGTGTTCTCGCGAATAACCAAATTCTTCCCGCCGCTGGTGACCGGCATCGTGATCACCACCATCGGCCTGACCCTGATGCCCGTCGCCGCCCGCTGGGCCATGGGCGGCAACAGCCGCGCCGCCGATTTCGGCAGCATGCCCAACATCGGCCTGGCGGCGCTGACCCTGGTGCTGGTGTTGTTGCTGAGCAAGATCGGCAGCGCGACCATCTCCCGGTTGTCGATTCTGCTGGCGATGGTGATCGGCACGGTCATCGCGGTGTTCCTCGGCATGGCGGACTTCTCCAGCGTGACCCAGGGCCCGATGTTCGGCTTTCCCACACCCTTCCATTTCGGCATGCCGACCTTCCACCTCGCGGCGATCATTTCCATGTGCATCGTGGTGATGGTGACGCTGGTGGAAACCTCGGCGGACATTCTCGCGGTGGGCGAAATCATCGACACCAAGGTCGACTCCAAACGCCTGGGTAATGGCCTGCGTGCCGATATGCTGTCGAGCATGTTTGCGCCGATCTTCGGTTCATTCACCCAAAGTGCGTTCGCCCAGAACGTCGGGCTGGTGGCGGTGACCGGGGTCAAGAGTCGCTACGTGGTCGCCACCGGCGGGATATTCCTGGTGATTCTCGGCCTGCTGCCGTTCATGGGGCGGGTGATTGCGGCGGTGCCGACTTCGGTGCTGGGCGGGGCCGGGATTGTGCTGTTCGGCACCGTGGCCGCCAGTGGGATTCGCACCCTGTCCAAGGTCGATTACCGCAACAACATGAACCTGATCATCGTCGCCACTTCCATCGGTTTTGGCATGATCCCGATTGCGGCACCGAGCTTCTATGATCACTTCCCGAGCTGGTTCGCGACCATTTTCCATTCGGGCATCAGCTCGTCGGCGATCATGGCGATTCTGTTGAACCTGGCGTTCAACCACTTCACTGCCGGCAACTCGGACCAGCAGTCGGTGTTTGTCGCCGGGACTGAGCGCAGCCTGTGCTTCCAGGACGTGGCGGCGTTGCGGGATGGGGATTACTTCAGCGGCGGCAAGCTGTTTGATGCCGAGGGCAAGGAGATTCCGTTGCTGGAAGAAGTGCCGAAGAAAGCGGCGGTGCACGGCAGGGCGCAGACGAGCGAGGTGTAA
- a CDS encoding proline iminopeptidase-family hydrolase produces the protein MEFIETIREGYAAFRDYQTWYRITGDLDSGLTPLVILHGGPGCTHDYVDAYKDVAASGHAVIHYDQLGNGRSTHLPDKDPSFWTVSLFLEELDNLLDHLQISNNYAILGQSWGGMLGSEHAILQPKGLRAFIPANSPTCMRTWVSEANRLRKLLPEGVHETLLKHEQAGTYQDPEYLAASRIFYDQHVCRVNPWPEEVARTFAQVDADPTVYHAMSGPTEFHVIGSLKDWNVIGRLSKVNVPTLVISGRHDEATPLVVKPFLDEIADVRWALFEDSSHMPHVEERQACMGTVVQFLDEACAVPHRKVS, from the coding sequence ATGGAATTCATCGAAACAATCCGCGAAGGCTATGCGGCCTTTCGCGACTACCAAACCTGGTATCGGATCACCGGCGACCTGGACAGCGGCCTCACGCCGCTGGTCATCCTGCATGGTGGCCCGGGTTGTACCCATGATTATGTCGACGCCTACAAGGACGTGGCTGCCAGCGGCCACGCGGTCATTCACTACGACCAACTGGGCAACGGCCGCTCCACCCACCTGCCTGACAAAGACCCTTCGTTCTGGACCGTGAGTTTGTTCCTGGAAGAACTGGACAACCTGCTGGACCACCTGCAAATCAGCAACAACTACGCGATCCTGGGGCAATCCTGGGGTGGCATGCTCGGCAGCGAACACGCCATCCTGCAACCCAAGGGCCTGCGGGCGTTCATCCCGGCCAACTCGCCGACCTGCATGCGTACCTGGGTCAGCGAAGCCAACCGCCTGCGCAAATTATTGCCTGAAGGCGTACACGAGACCCTGCTCAAGCACGAACAGGCCGGTACCTACCAAGACCCTGAATACCTCGCGGCTTCGCGGATTTTCTATGACCAGCATGTGTGCCGGGTCAATCCATGGCCGGAAGAAGTCGCCCGCACGTTCGCCCAGGTGGACGCCGACCCGACGGTGTATCACGCCATGAGCGGCCCGACGGAATTCCATGTGATTGGCAGTTTGAAAGACTGGAACGTAATTGGCCGGCTGTCGAAGGTCAATGTGCCGACCCTGGTGATTTCCGGTCGCCATGACGAGGCCACGCCGTTGGTGGTCAAGCCGTTCCTGGATGAGATCGCCGATGTGCGCTGGGCGTTGTTTGAAGACTCCAGCCACATGCCGCATGTTGAAGAGCGGCAGGCGTGCATGGGGACGGTGGTGCAGTTTTTGGATGAGGCGTGCGCGGTGCCCCACAGAAAAGTCAGCTGA
- a CDS encoding LuxR family transcriptional regulator, whose translation MLARLTAFNDRLIPGRSLDEQMDNTLVLAQNLGFDALVYDYTPVPIDHNGALITPSVLQLRNTPPDWYSLWCSAGFYQIDPVQHLALSTVSPFVWSYEAKADTALQKIIDPCHAPVSSYLHDRQMTCGVSVPIHLPRGGFASLTGLRTGKASTVLQDARQTLSEFSLITHALQEAAYPLFSKELRSYPHIRLTKRERECLKWAADGLTAAEIATQLSRSLAVVTLHLASAMHKLGAKNRVQAVVRATHYRLLED comes from the coding sequence ATGCTGGCCAGGCTAACCGCATTTAATGACCGTCTCATCCCCGGCAGGAGCCTGGATGAACAGATGGACAACACCCTCGTATTGGCCCAGAACCTGGGTTTTGATGCGCTGGTCTACGACTACACCCCCGTGCCCATTGACCATAATGGTGCACTGATCACCCCTTCTGTGCTGCAACTGCGCAATACGCCCCCCGACTGGTACAGCTTGTGGTGCAGCGCCGGCTTTTATCAGATCGATCCGGTGCAGCATCTGGCACTGTCGACGGTTTCACCGTTTGTCTGGTCCTACGAAGCCAAGGCCGACACTGCGCTGCAAAAGATCATCGACCCGTGTCACGCCCCCGTATCCAGCTACCTGCACGACCGGCAGATGACCTGCGGCGTCAGCGTGCCGATCCACCTGCCCCGTGGCGGCTTCGCCTCACTGACCGGCCTGCGCACCGGCAAGGCCAGCACCGTGTTGCAGGATGCCCGCCAGACCCTGTCGGAATTCAGCCTGATTACCCACGCCTTGCAGGAAGCGGCCTACCCGCTATTCAGCAAGGAGCTGCGTTCATACCCGCATATCCGCCTGACCAAGCGTGAACGCGAATGCCTGAAATGGGCCGCCGACGGCCTGACCGCCGCCGAAATCGCCACGCAACTGAGCCGTTCCTTGGCCGTCGTCACCCTGCACCTGGCTTCGGCCATGCACAAGCTCGGGGCCAAGAACCGGGTCCAAGCGGTGGTACGGGCCACCCACTACCGGTTGCTTGAAGATTGA
- a CDS encoding proline iminopeptidase-family hydrolase, producing the protein MWREIAPDQQYNVQVDGHNLVAYSFGEGDEVLLCLNGGPGLPCDYLRDAHGWLKDNGLRVVAFDQLGTGASARPTDVSLWEIGRYVEEVETVRQALGLGRVHLLGHSWGGWLGIEYAIHYPDALKSLILENTVGDIPHLSLELERLRGALGSETVAMMQRHEAMGTLDHPQYQAAITLLNYRHVCRLDEWPAPVQRSLGDWNMGPYETMQGPNEFLYIGNLKDWNRIPEMAEFKMPILITTGQHDELTPACAMRMKSAARHAELHVFPNSSHMPFYEEPQAYFPVLLDFLARHRG; encoded by the coding sequence ATGTGGCGTGAAATTGCCCCCGACCAGCAGTACAACGTGCAAGTCGACGGCCACAACCTCGTGGCCTATAGCTTTGGCGAAGGCGATGAGGTGTTGCTGTGTCTCAATGGCGGCCCGGGGCTGCCTTGCGACTACTTGCGCGACGCTCATGGCTGGCTCAAGGACAACGGCCTGCGAGTGGTTGCATTCGACCAGCTTGGCACAGGCGCTTCAGCCAGACCGACCGATGTTTCGCTGTGGGAAATCGGCCGTTATGTCGAAGAAGTTGAAACCGTGCGCCAGGCCCTCGGCCTGGGCCGCGTTCACTTGCTGGGGCATTCCTGGGGCGGATGGCTGGGCATCGAGTACGCCATTCACTACCCCGACGCGCTGAAAAGCCTGATCCTGGAAAACACCGTCGGCGACATTCCGCACCTGTCTCTGGAACTGGAACGCTTGCGCGGAGCCCTGGGCAGCGAAACCGTGGCCATGATGCAACGCCATGAAGCCATGGGCACCCTTGACCACCCGCAGTACCAGGCTGCCATCACCTTGCTCAACTACCGCCACGTCTGCCGGCTGGACGAGTGGCCGGCGCCGGTCCAGCGCTCCCTTGGCGACTGGAACATGGGCCCCTACGAAACCATGCAGGGCCCCAACGAATTCCTCTACATCGGCAACCTCAAGGACTGGAACCGCATCCCCGAGATGGCCGAATTCAAGATGCCGATACTGATCACCACCGGCCAGCACGACGAGCTGACCCCGGCCTGCGCCATGCGCATGAAAAGCGCGGCCAGGCACGCCGAGCTGCACGTGTTCCCCAACAGCAGCCATATGCCGTTTTACGAAGAGCCCCAGGCTTACTTCCCGGTGCTGCTGGACTTTCTTGCTCGTCACCGAGGCTGA
- a CDS encoding ABC transporter permease codes for MNLARYRFVLSRPLQLLPVLFGISLITFVLVRSIPGDPARALLGSRSTPDALLKIRAQYGLDQPLWLQYFYFLKNLLKGDLGQSLLYKVDALKLIVTRIEPTLFLVLGSVLLALLIAVPLATVAARNKGGWADNLIRLFTTVGLGMPAFWLGLMLILLLSVQWGLFPVSGYGRTWLDKAHHMVLPCLTIALALSAVLVRNLRASMLMELQADHVTAARARGLSEAAVFRRHVLPNSLVPAVNLLAVNIGWLISGTVVIESLFAIPGIGQLLVRGIFTRDYMVVQGVAMVLACATVLVNFVADVVTVALDPRVKMQ; via the coding sequence ATGAACCTGGCGCGTTACCGTTTTGTGCTGTCCCGGCCGCTGCAATTGCTGCCGGTGCTGTTTGGCATCAGCCTGATCACCTTTGTGCTGGTGCGCTCGATTCCCGGCGACCCGGCGCGGGCCCTGCTGGGGTCACGCAGCACGCCGGACGCCTTGCTGAAGATTCGCGCCCAGTACGGCCTCGACCAGCCCTTGTGGCTGCAATATTTCTACTTCCTGAAAAACCTGCTCAAGGGCGACCTTGGCCAGTCGCTGCTGTACAAGGTCGACGCGCTGAAACTGATCGTCACCCGCATCGAGCCGACCCTGTTCCTGGTGCTCGGCAGTGTGCTGCTGGCGCTGTTGATCGCCGTGCCGCTGGCCACCGTGGCCGCACGGAATAAAGGCGGTTGGGCGGATAACCTGATCCGGCTGTTCACCACGGTCGGCCTGGGCATGCCGGCGTTCTGGCTGGGCTTGATGCTGATCCTGTTGCTCAGCGTGCAATGGGGATTGTTCCCGGTCTCCGGTTATGGGCGTACCTGGCTGGACAAGGCGCACCACATGGTGCTGCCGTGCCTGACCATCGCCCTGGCGTTGTCGGCGGTGCTGGTGCGCAACCTGCGGGCGAGCATGTTGATGGAGCTGCAGGCCGACCACGTCACCGCCGCCCGGGCGCGAGGGTTGTCGGAGGCGGCGGTGTTTCGTCGCCATGTACTGCCCAATTCCCTGGTGCCGGCGGTCAACCTGCTGGCCGTGAACATCGGCTGGTTGATCAGCGGCACGGTGGTGATCGAAAGCCTGTTCGCGATTCCCGGCATTGGCCAGTTGCTGGTGCGCGGGATCTTCACCCGCGACTACATGGTGGTGCAGGGCGTAGCGATGGTGCTGGCCTGCGCGACCGTGCTGGTCAACTTTGTCGCCGACGTGGTGACGGTCGCGCTGGACCCGCGAGTGAAAATGCAATGA
- a CDS encoding ABC transporter permease, with translation MSSRPLIAPWRLRLRFGFRKGRLTAVWGLLILLAWLALAVFAPWIAPFDPIAQNTDISLLGPSLAHPFGTDNYGRDILSRVIWGARIDLQLAVVGVIFPFLIGTFVGAVSGYIGGRFDSFCMRVIDVILAFPFLVLMLAIMAILGPGLKSFYIAMALVGWVSYARLIRSQILVLKESDFALAAKSLGFGHGRILFRHLLPNAMFGSIVFSMSDAVLVLLNGAAVSYLGLGVQPPTAEWGTMVAEGQAFITTAWWICTFPGLAIVTLAMGFSLLADGVAQVLGERS, from the coding sequence ATGAGCAGCCGCCCGTTGATTGCCCCGTGGCGCTTGCGCCTGCGCTTTGGTTTTCGCAAAGGCCGCCTGACTGCGGTCTGGGGCCTGTTGATTCTGTTGGCGTGGCTGGCGCTGGCCGTTTTCGCACCGTGGATCGCACCCTTCGATCCGATTGCGCAAAACACCGACATCAGTTTGCTGGGCCCCAGCCTGGCCCATCCCTTTGGTACGGATAACTATGGCCGCGATATTCTTTCGAGGGTGATCTGGGGCGCGCGAATCGACCTGCAACTGGCGGTGGTCGGGGTGATCTTTCCATTCCTGATCGGCACCTTTGTCGGCGCGGTGTCCGGTTATATCGGCGGGCGGTTCGACAGCTTCTGCATGCGGGTGATCGACGTGATCCTCGCGTTTCCCTTCCTGGTGCTGATGCTGGCGATCATGGCGATCCTCGGTCCGGGGTTGAAGAGCTTTTATATCGCCATGGCGCTGGTGGGCTGGGTGTCTTACGCGCGGCTGATTCGCTCGCAGATCCTGGTGCTCAAGGAAAGCGACTTCGCCCTGGCCGCCAAGAGCCTGGGTTTTGGTCATGGGCGCATTCTGTTCCGGCATTTGTTGCCTAACGCGATGTTCGGCTCGATTGTGTTCTCGATGTCTGACGCGGTGCTGGTGCTGCTCAACGGTGCGGCGGTCAGCTACCTCGGTTTGGGCGTGCAACCACCGACGGCCGAGTGGGGCACCATGGTTGCCGAAGGCCAGGCGTTTATCACCACGGCCTGGTGGATTTGCACTTTCCCGGGCCTGGCCATCGTGACATTGGCCATGGGCTTCAGCCTGCTGGCCGATGGTGTGGCGCAAGTGTTGGGAGAACGCTCATGA